In Streptomyces sp. NBC_00878, a single window of DNA contains:
- the fahA gene encoding fumarylacetoacetase yields the protein MTRPWAPVPDNSDFPVQNLPYGVFSLTGQDPRVGVAIGDAVLDLSQLDLPHRADFATASLNAFMSRGRQAWGAVRARLTELLTDQAHRPAVQPHLIPRSDIRLHLPFQVADYADFYASEHHATNLGKIFRPGQPPLTPNWKHLPIGYHGRAGTVVVSGTPVTRPKGQYMVADAAVPAFGPSRRLDIEAEVGFVVGAPSALGTSVPTTAFADHVFGVVLVNDWSARDIQAWEYAPLGPFLGKSFATSVSPWVVPLDALSGARVQPHQEPAPLPYLSQGPRWGLDITLEVRLNGHLVSTPPFGSVYWTADQQLAHMTSNGASLRTGDLYASGTVSGPRRDQRGSLIELTWNGAEPLELPDGSSRAYLTDGDTVTISASARCADGTRLGFGEVTGTIEAADA from the coding sequence ATGACCCGCCCCTGGGCACCCGTGCCCGACAACAGCGACTTCCCCGTGCAGAACCTGCCCTACGGGGTGTTCTCCCTCACCGGTCAGGATCCCCGCGTGGGAGTGGCCATCGGGGACGCCGTGCTGGACCTCTCCCAACTGGACCTGCCCCACCGGGCCGACTTCGCCACGGCCTCCCTCAACGCGTTCATGAGCCGAGGGCGCCAGGCATGGGGTGCGGTGCGCGCCCGTCTCACCGAGCTGCTGACTGATCAGGCCCACCGCCCCGCAGTGCAGCCGCACTTGATACCGCGTTCGGACATCAGGCTCCATCTGCCGTTCCAAGTGGCCGACTACGCCGACTTCTACGCCTCTGAGCACCACGCCACCAACCTCGGGAAGATCTTCCGGCCCGGGCAGCCGCCGCTGACCCCCAACTGGAAGCACCTGCCCATCGGCTATCACGGCCGAGCCGGCACCGTCGTGGTGTCCGGGACACCGGTGACGCGCCCCAAGGGGCAGTACATGGTGGCGGACGCCGCGGTCCCCGCCTTCGGGCCGTCACGACGCCTGGACATCGAGGCCGAGGTCGGATTCGTGGTGGGCGCGCCCTCGGCTTTGGGCACTTCCGTGCCCACGACGGCCTTCGCCGACCACGTGTTCGGCGTGGTGTTGGTCAACGACTGGAGCGCCCGGGACATCCAGGCCTGGGAGTACGCCCCGCTCGGGCCCTTTCTCGGCAAGTCGTTCGCCACCTCGGTGTCGCCCTGGGTGGTTCCGCTCGACGCGCTGAGCGGCGCACGGGTCCAGCCGCACCAGGAGCCGGCGCCGTTGCCGTACCTGAGCCAGGGGCCGAGATGGGGCCTGGACATCACCCTGGAGGTCCGGCTCAACGGCCACCTGGTCTCAACTCCCCCCTTCGGCAGCGTGTACTGGACCGCCGACCAGCAACTGGCCCACATGACGAGCAACGGTGCCTCGCTGCGTACCGGTGACCTGTACGCCTCGGGCACCGTGTCCGGTCCCCGCCGTGACCAACGCGGTTCACTGATCGAACTGACCTGGAACGGTGCGGAACCGCTGGAACTGCCCGACGGCTCCAGCCGCGCCTATCTCACGGACGGCGACACGGTCACCATCAGTGCCTCTGCCCGTTGCGCGGACGGCACCCGGCTCGGCTTCGGCGAAGTGACCGGAACCATCGAAGCGGCTGATGCCTGA
- a CDS encoding crotonase/enoyl-CoA hydratase family protein: MPVRIERQEHVTTVVLSRPEVRNAVDGPTAADLADAFRAFENDETARVAVLWGEGGTFCAGADLKALGTERGNHVTEDGDGPMGPTRIRLSKPVIAAVAGHAVAGGLELALWCDLRVAEEDAVFGVFCRRWGVPLIDGGTVRLPRLIGTSRAMDMILTGRPVTAPEAYEMGLANRVVPPGRARAEAEALAAEIARFPQACLRGDRGSVLDQEGLTERAAMRGEFRHGTSVLEESLEGVARFSAGAGRHGSFGEI, encoded by the coding sequence ATGCCGGTCCGGATCGAACGCCAGGAACACGTCACCACCGTCGTCCTCTCCCGTCCCGAGGTCCGCAACGCGGTGGACGGGCCCACGGCGGCCGACCTCGCGGACGCGTTCCGCGCGTTCGAGAACGACGAGACGGCCCGGGTGGCGGTGCTGTGGGGCGAGGGCGGCACGTTCTGCGCGGGCGCGGACCTCAAGGCGCTCGGCACGGAACGCGGCAACCATGTCACGGAGGACGGCGACGGCCCGATGGGCCCCACCCGGATACGGCTGTCGAAGCCCGTGATCGCCGCGGTCGCGGGCCATGCCGTGGCGGGTGGTCTGGAACTGGCCCTCTGGTGCGATCTGCGGGTCGCCGAGGAGGACGCGGTCTTCGGCGTCTTCTGCCGCCGCTGGGGCGTGCCTCTCATCGACGGCGGCACGGTACGACTCCCCCGCCTCATCGGCACCAGCCGAGCGATGGACATGATCCTGACCGGCCGCCCGGTGACGGCCCCGGAGGCGTACGAGATGGGCCTCGCGAACCGGGTCGTCCCGCCGGGGCGGGCGCGCGCGGAGGCGGAGGCGCTGGCCGCGGAGATCGCCCGGTTCCCGCAGGCCTGCCTCCGGGGCGACCGCGGTTCCGTCCTCGACCAGGAGGGTCTGACCGAGCGCGCCGCCATGCGGGGTGAGTTCCGGCACGGGACGAGCGTGTTGGAGGAGAGCCTGGAGGGGGTGGCGCGGTTCTCGGCGGGGGCGGGGCGGCACGGGTCGTTCGGCGAGATCTGA
- a CDS encoding amidohydrolase: MFVVDTQIHIWKEETPDRPWVPGARERIRLNGHREDPFSYEEALELMDEAGVNRALILPPSWEGNRIDYALEACEAHPDRFGIMARVPQDDPVEGTALLKDFAGNPYIKGTRLTFHRPQDRNWMIDGTNDWYWPIAEELGVPTMVHAPIWKRELGRIAGKHPELKIIIDHMGIMARCVDDAIGYWVQETADLHAHPNIYVKLSALPGYSTQPFPNKNIEKYVREMVDKMGPRRCFYGTDITRLLGHGITYTDTIEQFTKHWDFTPEELEWIMGRGISEVLDWPIEG; the protein is encoded by the coding sequence ATGTTCGTCGTCGACACGCAGATCCACATCTGGAAGGAAGAGACCCCGGACCGCCCCTGGGTCCCGGGGGCACGGGAGCGCATCCGCCTCAACGGCCACCGCGAGGACCCCTTCTCGTACGAGGAGGCCCTGGAGCTGATGGACGAGGCGGGCGTCAACCGGGCGCTGATCCTGCCCCCGTCGTGGGAGGGCAACCGCATCGACTACGCCCTGGAGGCCTGCGAGGCGCACCCGGACCGCTTCGGCATCATGGCCCGCGTCCCCCAGGACGACCCGGTCGAGGGCACCGCCCTGCTCAAGGACTTCGCCGGCAACCCGTACATCAAGGGCACCCGGCTCACCTTCCACCGCCCGCAGGACCGCAACTGGATGATCGACGGCACGAACGACTGGTACTGGCCGATCGCCGAGGAACTCGGCGTCCCCACCATGGTCCACGCCCCGATCTGGAAGCGGGAGCTCGGCCGGATCGCAGGCAAGCACCCCGAGTTGAAGATCATCATCGACCACATGGGCATCATGGCCCGCTGCGTCGACGACGCGATCGGCTACTGGGTCCAGGAGACCGCCGACCTGCACGCGCACCCGAACATCTACGTCAAGCTCTCGGCGCTCCCCGGCTATTCGACGCAGCCCTTCCCGAACAAGAACATCGAGAAGTACGTGCGCGAGATGGTCGACAAGATGGGCCCGCGGCGCTGCTTCTACGGCACCGACATCACCCGGCTGCTCGGCCACGGCATCACGTACACCGACACGATCGAACAGTTCACCAAGCACTGGGACTTCACGCCCGAGGAGCTTGAGTGGATCATGGGCCGCGGTATCTCCGAGGTCCTCGACTGGCCGATCGAGGGCTGA
- a CDS encoding Ldh family oxidoreductase, with protein MTDTPTPKPGKVRVRAEDLRTFSAALLENGGLSAEHAATTADVFVWAALRGVDSHGIARVPAYLELLAKGVANARAEITVESTTPAAAVLDADRAPGPVALSAAAEEAVSRARTTGIASVGVRGTVHTGAIGYYVSKIAEQGLVGIGFVAGMPNMGYTGVRGAAVATSPLAIAVPTAASSGHAPLLLDMATATIALGKIRQARASGTTLPEGAAATEDGTPTTDPEKAVMPLPLGGAKGSGMSLAFELLTSVLVGAPIFSAFHSDDPKARKHRQNALLIALDPAAFGDPDRFTADVGTTLSTLKGLPSADGAAGVFYPGERSAAVAVERAEKGVPVAPKVWRELTESAEKFGIAPPTPVV; from the coding sequence ATGACCGACACCCCCACCCCCAAGCCGGGTAAGGTCCGCGTCCGAGCCGAGGACCTGCGCACCTTCTCCGCCGCCCTCCTGGAGAACGGCGGGCTCAGCGCCGAGCACGCCGCCACCACCGCCGACGTGTTCGTCTGGGCCGCCCTGCGTGGCGTCGACTCGCACGGCATCGCCCGCGTCCCCGCCTACCTGGAGCTCCTCGCCAAGGGCGTGGCCAACGCGCGGGCCGAGATCACCGTCGAGTCGACCACGCCGGCCGCCGCCGTCCTGGACGCCGACCGCGCCCCCGGCCCGGTGGCCCTAAGCGCCGCCGCCGAGGAGGCCGTGAGCCGAGCGCGGACCACCGGCATCGCCTCCGTCGGCGTGCGCGGCACCGTCCACACCGGCGCCATCGGCTACTACGTGTCGAAGATCGCCGAACAGGGCCTGGTCGGCATCGGGTTCGTCGCCGGAATGCCGAACATGGGCTATACGGGGGTGCGGGGCGCCGCCGTGGCGACCAGCCCGCTCGCCATCGCCGTACCCACCGCCGCGTCGTCGGGGCACGCCCCGCTGCTGCTCGACATGGCCACCGCCACCATCGCCCTCGGGAAGATCCGCCAGGCCAGGGCGAGTGGAACGACGCTGCCCGAGGGCGCCGCCGCCACCGAGGACGGCACGCCCACCACCGACCCGGAGAAGGCCGTCATGCCGCTGCCGCTGGGCGGCGCCAAGGGGTCCGGCATGTCACTCGCGTTCGAGCTGCTCACCAGCGTGCTCGTCGGTGCGCCGATCTTCTCCGCCTTCCACTCGGACGACCCCAAGGCCCGCAAGCACCGGCAGAACGCCCTGCTCATCGCCCTGGACCCGGCGGCCTTCGGCGACCCGGACCGCTTCACCGCGGACGTCGGCACCACCCTGAGCACCCTCAAGGGACTGCCGTCGGCGGACGGCGCGGCGGGCGTGTTCTACCCGGGCGAGCGCAGTGCCGCCGTCGCGGTGGAGCGGGCTGAGAAGGGAGTTCCGGTGGCTCCGAAGGTGTGGCGCGAACTGACGGAGAGCGCGGAGAAGTTCGGGATCGCCCCGCCCACGCCGGTCGTCTGA
- a CDS encoding thiamine pyrophosphate-dependent enzyme, producing MTDTQKTPGAGSADGGDGGDGGDALVSAFDAVGADYLFCSSGSEWAPVWESLARRHRDGLPCPRYLDLTHETVAVGMATGYGLVRRRPQGVLLHAAPGLLQGSMAVHGALLAGVPMVVASSESTTYGDGPGQDPGGQWYRNLSIVGGPHGVAQPFTKWSNEAASVHTLPTMITRAAELAWRAPAGPAYLNIPLEILLEDWDGRAAKPVVPPGSTHSSPEEADSVARLIREARDPVIVTETSGREAGGFEALVAFAEAWHIPVVEPDSAVCGNFPRTHPLHAGSDIGPWMDEADLILLVNCRAPFYPPSRQPSKARIVVIDEVPQRPHVVYQVLFADTYLEGNAANTLRRLTKRAKDLDERAVAERRSAQETRFAAERTAVAATEAKAEQQTEGIDPVLLAATLRTLLDGRDGIVVDETITHSRIVKRHLRTDAPDSYFYVQGGLGQGIAVALGVKLAAQERPVVLTIGDGAFAYNPVIPSYDASRAYELPLLIVVFNNRAYKSMNLNHRRFYPEGAAAETGEWLGTELHRLPRLAAFAEPFGMHTETVDAPDALAPALERALKAVSEGTTAVVDVLVTR from the coding sequence ATGACGGACACCCAGAAAACCCCGGGCGCCGGCAGCGCTGATGGCGGCGATGGCGGTGACGGCGGCGACGCTCTCGTATCCGCCTTCGACGCCGTCGGCGCCGACTACCTCTTCTGCTCGTCGGGGTCCGAGTGGGCCCCGGTGTGGGAGTCCCTGGCCCGGCGCCACCGCGACGGGCTGCCCTGTCCGCGGTACCTCGACCTGACGCACGAGACCGTCGCCGTCGGCATGGCCACCGGCTACGGACTCGTCAGGCGCAGGCCGCAGGGCGTGCTGCTGCACGCGGCTCCCGGCCTGCTGCAGGGCTCCATGGCCGTGCACGGGGCGCTGCTGGCCGGAGTGCCGATGGTGGTGGCCTCCTCGGAGTCGACCACCTACGGCGACGGGCCCGGCCAGGACCCGGGCGGCCAGTGGTACCGCAACCTGTCCATCGTGGGCGGCCCGCACGGCGTCGCGCAGCCGTTCACCAAGTGGTCCAACGAGGCCGCGAGCGTCCACACCCTGCCCACGATGATCACGAGGGCGGCGGAACTGGCCTGGCGCGCCCCGGCCGGACCGGCGTACCTCAACATCCCGCTGGAGATCCTCCTGGAGGACTGGGACGGCCGCGCGGCCAAGCCCGTCGTGCCGCCGGGTTCCACGCACAGTTCGCCCGAAGAGGCCGACTCCGTCGCGCGGTTGATCCGGGAGGCCCGCGATCCCGTGATCGTGACCGAGACGTCCGGCCGTGAGGCGGGCGGTTTCGAGGCACTGGTCGCCTTCGCCGAGGCCTGGCACATCCCGGTCGTCGAGCCGGACTCGGCGGTGTGCGGCAACTTCCCGCGCACCCACCCGCTGCACGCGGGCTCGGACATCGGGCCCTGGATGGACGAGGCGGACCTGATCCTGCTCGTCAACTGCCGCGCGCCCTTCTACCCGCCCTCGCGCCAGCCGTCCAAAGCGCGGATCGTCGTCATCGACGAGGTGCCGCAACGCCCGCACGTCGTCTACCAAGTCCTGTTCGCCGACACGTACTTGGAAGGCAACGCCGCCAACACCCTGCGCCGGCTCACCAAGCGGGCGAAGGATCTCGACGAGAGGGCGGTCGCCGAACGCCGGTCGGCGCAGGAAACGCGGTTCGCCGCCGAGCGAACGGCCGTCGCCGCTACGGAGGCGAAGGCCGAGCAACAGACCGAAGGCATCGACCCGGTCCTCCTCGCCGCCACCCTGCGCACGCTGCTCGACGGCCGGGACGGGATCGTCGTCGACGAGACCATCACCCACAGCCGGATCGTCAAGCGCCATCTGCGGACCGACGCACCCGACTCGTACTTCTACGTGCAGGGCGGCCTCGGCCAGGGCATCGCCGTCGCGCTCGGCGTCAAACTCGCCGCCCAGGAACGCCCGGTGGTGCTCACGATCGGCGACGGCGCCTTCGCCTACAACCCGGTCATCCCCTCGTACGACGCGTCCAGGGCGTACGAACTCCCGTTGCTGATCGTGGTGTTCAACAACCGCGCCTACAAGTCGATGAACCTCAACCATCGCCGGTTCTACCCCGAGGGTGCCGCCGCCGAGACGGGGGAGTGGCTCGGCACCGAGCTGCACCGGCTGCCCCGACTCGCCGCGTTCGCCGAGCCGTTCGGCATGCACACCGAGACCGTCGACGCGCCGGACGCGCTCGCTCCCGCGCTGGAGCGTGCCCTCAAGGCCGTGTCCGAGGGCACCACCGCCGTCGTCGACGTCCTCGTCACCCGCTGA
- a CDS encoding FGGY-family carbohydrate kinase yields the protein MTVVGVDIGTSSGKGVLVGEDGTVLATAVRPHTVARPHPGHVEMDAQVWWDEFTSITRELLKSAPDGTSVTAVGVSGTGPCVALTDEADTPLRPAILYGVDTRATEQIARLDAELGRDAVLRRCGSLLSTQAVGPKIAWLAEHEPDVVARARRLYMPSSYLAVRLTGAYVLDHHSASQAVPLYDSVAQEWYEPWTRHIAPWLELPRLLWPGDIAGRITAEAADATGLPAGIPVVAGTIDAWSEALSVGAQHTGDLMLMYGSTMFLINTLSERLLVPELWSTVGALPGTRSLAGGMATSGMITDWLRELFGTPEHTELLAGAEASGPGARGLLMLPYFAGERTPVADPFARGVIAGLTVEHTRGDLYRAALEATAFGVRHNVEAMRAAGADIRRVVAVGGGTRGGLWTRIVSAVTGLEQEIRTVTLGASYGAAFLAADAIGDPLIDVWNPVRERVTPDPQLRSHYDELYALYLRLYPATRDITHALAEHRRHTAG from the coding sequence ATGACGGTGGTCGGCGTCGACATCGGTACGTCCAGCGGCAAGGGCGTGCTGGTGGGCGAGGACGGAACCGTCCTCGCCACGGCTGTCCGCCCGCACACCGTCGCCCGTCCGCACCCCGGGCACGTCGAGATGGACGCACAGGTGTGGTGGGACGAGTTCACCTCCATCACCCGGGAGTTGCTGAAGTCCGCGCCGGACGGCACCTCCGTCACCGCGGTCGGAGTCAGCGGCACGGGCCCGTGCGTCGCCCTCACCGACGAGGCGGACACGCCGCTGCGCCCGGCGATCCTGTACGGCGTCGACACCCGGGCCACCGAGCAGATCGCCCGCCTTGACGCCGAGTTGGGCCGCGACGCCGTACTGCGGCGGTGCGGTTCCCTGCTCTCCACCCAGGCGGTCGGCCCCAAGATCGCCTGGCTGGCGGAGCACGAGCCCGACGTGGTCGCGCGGGCCCGGCGCCTCTACATGCCCAGCTCGTACCTGGCGGTCCGGCTCACCGGGGCCTATGTGCTCGACCACCACTCGGCGAGCCAGGCCGTCCCGCTGTACGACTCCGTGGCCCAGGAGTGGTACGAGCCGTGGACCCGGCACATCGCACCGTGGCTCGAACTCCCCCGCCTGCTGTGGCCGGGAGACATCGCCGGTCGGATCACGGCCGAGGCCGCCGACGCCACGGGGCTGCCCGCCGGGATCCCGGTCGTCGCCGGCACGATCGACGCCTGGTCCGAGGCGCTGAGCGTGGGCGCACAACACACCGGCGACCTGATGCTCATGTACGGCAGCACCATGTTCCTCATCAACACCCTGTCCGAGCGTCTGCTGGTGCCCGAGCTGTGGAGCACCGTCGGGGCGTTGCCCGGAACGCGCAGCCTCGCCGGTGGCATGGCCACCTCCGGCATGATCACGGACTGGCTCCGGGAGCTGTTCGGCACGCCCGAGCACACCGAGCTGCTCGCCGGGGCGGAGGCGTCCGGGCCCGGCGCGCGGGGGCTGCTGATGCTGCCGTACTTCGCGGGCGAGCGGACGCCGGTGGCCGATCCGTTCGCGCGCGGGGTGATCGCCGGGCTGACGGTGGAGCACACGCGGGGCGATCTCTACCGTGCCGCCCTGGAGGCGACGGCCTTCGGGGTGCGGCACAACGTCGAGGCGATGCGTGCCGCGGGCGCGGACATCCGCCGGGTCGTCGCGGTGGGCGGAGGCACCCGGGGCGGCCTGTGGACCAGGATCGTCTCGGCCGTGACGGGCCTGGAGCAGGAGATCAGGACCGTCACGCTCGGGGCGAGCTACGGTGCGGCGTTCCTCGCGGCGGACGCGATCGGCGACCCGCTCATCGACGTATGGAACCCGGTGCGCGAACGTGTCACCCCGGACCCGCAACTGCGCTCCCACTACGACGAGTTGTACGCGCTGTACCTCCGGCTGTATCCGGCGACGCGCGACATCACCCACGCACTGGCCGAACACCGGCGGCACACCGCCGGCTGA
- a CDS encoding mechanosensitive ion channel family protein, with amino-acid sequence MNRDLTVHDWIVAGVWLAVGLAAGVLLRLLLRWLGKHATRTRWSGDDVLVDALRALIPVAALTGGIAAAAAALPLTGKVNHTVNQVLTVLLILAATITAARVITGLVQAVTHSRSGVAGSASIFVNITRVVVLAMGCLIVLQTLGISIAPLLTALGVGGLAVALALQDTLANLFAGIHILASKTIQPGDYIRLTSGEEGYVVDINWRNTVVQNLSNNLVIIPNAQLSSTNMTNFSRPEQEMTLTVQVGVGYDSDLDHVERVTSEVVAEVMTEIEGAVPEHEPAIRFHTFGDSRISFTVILGVGEFSDQYRIKHEFVKRLHKRYHVEGIRIPAPARTVALQQNGVAIPPQRDGSLSIP; translated from the coding sequence GTGAACCGGGATCTCACTGTGCACGACTGGATCGTCGCGGGTGTCTGGCTGGCCGTCGGGCTCGCGGCGGGCGTTCTGCTCCGCCTCCTCCTGCGCTGGCTGGGCAAGCACGCGACCCGCACCCGGTGGAGCGGCGACGACGTCCTCGTCGACGCGCTGCGCGCGCTGATACCGGTCGCGGCCCTCACGGGCGGGATCGCCGCCGCCGCGGCGGCGCTGCCGCTGACCGGCAAGGTCAACCACACCGTCAACCAGGTCCTGACGGTCCTGCTGATCCTGGCCGCCACCATCACCGCGGCGCGCGTGATCACCGGTCTGGTGCAGGCCGTCACCCATTCCCGCTCCGGGGTCGCCGGATCGGCCTCGATCTTCGTCAACATCACCCGGGTCGTCGTCCTGGCCATGGGCTGCCTGATCGTCCTGCAGACCCTGGGCATCTCCATCGCCCCGCTGCTCACGGCCCTCGGGGTCGGCGGTCTCGCGGTCGCCCTGGCTCTCCAGGACACCCTCGCCAACCTCTTCGCGGGCATCCACATCCTCGCCTCGAAGACGATCCAGCCCGGCGACTACATCCGTCTCACCAGCGGGGAGGAGGGGTACGTCGTCGACATCAACTGGCGCAACACCGTCGTACAGAACCTCTCCAACAACCTCGTCATCATCCCGAACGCCCAGCTCTCCAGCACCAACATGACCAACTTCAGCCGTCCGGAACAGGAGATGACCCTCACCGTGCAGGTAGGCGTCGGCTACGACAGCGACCTCGACCACGTGGAGCGCGTCACCTCCGAGGTCGTCGCCGAGGTCATGACGGAGATCGAGGGCGCGGTTCCCGAGCACGAACCCGCCATCCGCTTCCACACGTTCGGGGACTCGCGGATCAGCTTCACCGTCATCCTGGGTGTCGGGGAGTTCAGCGACCAGTACCGGATCAAGCACGAGTTCGTGAAGCGGCTGCACAAGCGGTACCACGTGGAGGGCATCCGCATCCCCGCCCCCGCGCGCACCGTCGCCCTCCAGCAGAACGGCGTGGCGATTCCGCCGCAGCGCGACGGATCCCTGTCGATCCCGTAG
- the lhgO gene encoding L-2-hydroxyglutarate oxidase, whose product MADETIGIVGAGIVGLATGREIALRRPGTRVVVLEKEQRIAVHQTGHNSGVVHAGIYYAPGSLKAALCVRGVSMLREYCQERALPYAETGKLVLAVREDELDRMENLYRRARNNHVPDLRKISKEEIKEIEPHAGGIAALHSPRTAITDYPAIAREFAKDIEASGGEVRLGFPVTSITDVPGGVEVASGQKHAHRNEGGGRVRVDRLILCAGLHSDSVAKLAHDRKEPRIVPFRGEYLLLKPESRDLVRGLIYPVPDPRYPFLGVHFTPRVDGSVEVGPNAVLALAKEGYRLGSVSPRDLAGLVAYPGTWKMAARHWRTGIKEYRGSLSRTAFMRDAQRYVPGVGVRDVVRGGAGVRAQALDRDGTLVDDFRIHRAGRITAVRNAPSPAATASMAIAEHIVDAVLGDASAP is encoded by the coding sequence ATGGCTGACGAGACGATCGGCATCGTCGGCGCCGGCATCGTCGGCCTCGCCACCGGCCGCGAGATCGCCCTGCGCCGCCCCGGCACCCGGGTCGTGGTGCTGGAGAAGGAACAGCGGATCGCCGTCCACCAGACCGGCCACAACTCGGGCGTCGTGCACGCCGGGATCTACTACGCCCCCGGCAGCCTCAAGGCGGCCCTGTGCGTCCGGGGCGTGTCCATGCTCCGCGAGTACTGCCAGGAACGGGCCCTGCCGTACGCGGAGACCGGCAAGCTCGTCCTGGCGGTGCGCGAGGACGAGCTGGACCGGATGGAGAACCTCTACCGGCGGGCGCGGAACAACCACGTGCCCGACCTCCGAAAGATCTCCAAGGAGGAGATCAAGGAGATCGAGCCGCACGCCGGAGGCATCGCGGCCCTGCACTCACCGCGCACCGCGATCACCGACTACCCGGCGATCGCCCGGGAGTTCGCCAAGGACATCGAGGCCTCGGGCGGCGAGGTGCGGCTCGGCTTCCCGGTCACCTCGATCACCGACGTCCCGGGCGGCGTCGAGGTGGCCTCCGGGCAGAAACACGCTCATCGGAACGAAGGCGGGGGGAGGGTCCGCGTCGACCGGCTGATCCTCTGCGCGGGGCTCCACTCGGACTCCGTCGCCAAGCTGGCCCACGACAGGAAGGAACCGCGGATCGTGCCCTTCCGAGGCGAGTACCTGCTCCTCAAACCGGAGTCGAGGGACCTGGTCCGCGGGCTGATCTACCCGGTGCCCGACCCGCGTTACCCCTTCCTCGGCGTGCACTTCACCCCGCGGGTCGACGGCTCCGTCGAGGTCGGTCCGAACGCCGTCCTGGCCCTGGCGAAGGAGGGCTACCGGCTCGGCAGCGTCTCGCCCAGGGACCTCGCCGGACTCGTCGCCTACCCCGGCACCTGGAAGATGGCCGCCCGGCACTGGCGGACGGGCATCAAGGAGTACCGCGGCTCGCTGTCCAGGACGGCCTTCATGAGGGACGCCCAGCGGTACGTGCCCGGCGTCGGCGTCCGGGACGTGGTGCGCGGCGGAGCCGGCGTACGCGCCCAGGCCCTGGACCGGGACGGCACGCTCGTGGACGACTTCCGCATCCACCGGGCGGGCCGGATCACCGCCGTCCGCAACGCGCCCTCGCCGGCCGCCACCGCCTCCATGGCGATCGCCGAACACATCGTCGACGCCGTACTCGGCGATGCCTCCGCCCCCTGA